AACCAAATTGTTTCTACTCACGGGTCAAACATCGAATTTGGCTTGATCCATTGACCGGAATATTCAATCGCAGGTATTTTGAAAATCAATTGAGCAAGGAATTGCAGAGGGCATCAAGATATGAACACTCGCTTTCAATTTTATTCCTGGATATAGATAAATTTAAAAAAGTAAATGATGAATTTGGGCACCAAGTCGGCGACCAGGTATTACTTGAACTGGCTCAACTCCTTGAAAGAAATTTGAGGAGTGTAGATGTGATTGCGCGATATGGTGGTGATGAATTTATTATTCTTCTACCTGAAACAAAAAAGGAAGCAGCATATAAAACTGCAAACCGGATACTTTACGCAATCCAGCAATATGACTTTTTTAAAAATCATCCAAAGATAAAAGATTTAGGCGTCTCTATCGGAATAGCATCCTTTCCTGATGACGCAGGTGGTACTTATGAATTGATAAAAAAGGCTGATATTGCGCTTTATAAGGCAAAGGAAAGAGGTGGTAATCAGATTATGGCGTTTATGTAATAAGGAGGTATTATGGCAATAACACCGCTTGAAATTCGTAAGCAGGAATTCAGGAAATCATTGCGTGGCTACGACCCCCATGAAGTCCGTTCATT
The genomic region above belongs to candidate division WOR-3 bacterium and contains:
- a CDS encoding diguanylate cyclase encodes the protein MNRYIKLGYEGIELELPVHALYLYKDEKQLLENIKPLIKEGVERKERCVYIGKEPCIKELKSEFKNQIMIVEEIMEASLFLPWLKNEYDKLIKGHQGMRVFVESTPDFLTFEELLDDFNTQPDLKLFVLCQYRIEKVSSHDVLEILKNHPYVFVEHLLKPNCFYSRVKHRIWLDPLTGIFNRRYFENQLSKELQRASRYEHSLSILFLDIDKFKKVNDEFGHQVGDQVLLELAQLLERNLRSVDVIARYGGDEFIILLPETKKEAAYKTANRILYAIQQYDFFKNHPKIKDLGVSIGIASFPDDAGGTYELIKKADIALYKAKERGGNQIMAFM